The following DNA comes from Erigeron canadensis isolate Cc75 chromosome 3, C_canadensis_v1, whole genome shotgun sequence.
AGTCTATACATTAAGTGTTGAAATCATCATGCCTAGTTTTCAACTTTGCTAAAAGAAGGCAAAGTAAGATGATCCAAAAAGTTGTCAATATGATTTATAGCAATTAAATTGCTCAAAGTACCTCAAGATGTTGCTTTGGAAATCCAACACCTTTACGCTGAATCTGAAGAACTGCGAGAAGCTGAGTGTATGTATGAATGGCACCTTTTATTTGACCCTGTGCAAGCTGGAGCTTGGCTTTAGTTCTGAGTAGATCACCCTGGTCCCATTTCACAGTCTGATCTAAAGCTGCATTGGTAATAGCCTCACTATCTTCAAAGCGTTTTTGTGCAGACAATATTCTAGCTAATAGCAGCCATCCTTTGAGGTTGGATCCACCTTCCAAACTAATCAAACGGTTTGCATAACTAAGAGCAGCATCCAACTTCCTCTGATCAGCATTTTCTAAGCTAAGGTGATAAAGAATTCTCGAGTCAACCATTCTAGTCAACCTCCCTGCTGTTTCTAAAGACTCAAGTGCTTCACGTTGTCTACTAACCCTTTCAAAATTAGTGACTTCCGATTTTGAATAGGCAGAAAAGGAAACACCCAAAAAGGAATATGCAACACCAACCATTTCATCACATTTATCTTTATAAACTTCAATGGCTCTCTTTGCAGTACTTACTCCTTCCATAAAATTGGAGTTTTTGGTTTCATCACATATTTTTGACGCCATTAACAAAGCCAACCCACAATTTGGACCATCACCTTCGTATACATGTTTCAGTAGATTCAAAGCGGATAAATCATCACCTTCTCCATAATAACATAGAGCTAAAAGTAGGTACCTTTCATTATCATCAATAATCCGGGGAAGTAATTCTTCTAACTGTTTACCTAAAGACTTGAGTCCACCATATATGGACAACGCGTAAGAAAGATGGTCCAATATGGATGGGTCCCATATGACTCTATCTAAAGAAACTTTTCTTAGTAAACTTGTTAAAAGTAAAATAGCTTCTTCTATGTTGTTGTTGGGTATGAACAAATCATCCATTTGGATATCATGCGGCCTAGTATATTCTCCTCCActatgaagaagaaaaatggcAAAATTCTTTTGAATTTTTGCAGTCGTTTCATTGTTGAGATTCCGGTTATGGAGCAGTGCCTGCCTATACGACAAGATTGCTTCATGATGCATGTTAGCAAGTTCCCACAAATATGGAAGTAACTCAATTGCATTTCTTAAAATCTCATGCAATTTATTGTCGGCTTCAAGGTTTTCAGGCAAGCCTTCTGGTAAAGATGATTCGATAATGTCCAAAATAGCCTTGCATGATTCAGCCGCTTctgcaaataaataaaaatccgTAAACAGGACTTACATTCAGACACAATAATTGATATCCGGTCATAACAAGCCCAAATGATATGTCAAGTAGATACGTGTAATCCTATAAAATCTACACATAACTTTGGTATAAGTAACGTATAAGTTGCAACATTGCAAGACCTTAGAGGTAATTAATGTATACCTTTATACCGTCCAGAACTCTGCAACGATTTTGACTTGAGATAAGCAGCTTCAAGGAGTAAACCAACAGTTTTTATAGAGAACGGCGGAGCAGCATAGTTTTGTGACCGTCTTTGAGGCTTCTTAAGTTCAGTAAGGCTAATTTTGATCTTCGGTGTAGCTGCGGCTATATCCATCCCTTCAAATACATGAAGAGCAGCTTCTACATTCCCCTTTTGATATTCAAGTCGCCCTAGCACTGCTCGTGCTTCCTGTATAACCACAACATATTTTgattatcaattaattaaactccatataacttgtatatatagagagagagaatgTACCTCGTTATTCAAAGAATCACTCCCTCGAATCGATGATTCAGCTTCTTCAATATTAGAAGATTCTGCAGCTTCTTCTTCGATTACACTACTAGCGTCTGGCCTCTTATAATCAATGATCTCATTACTGATGGCTAAGGCAGATTTATTAACAACTGctgaaaaatatattgaaacttGTGGTTCCGACGGACATAACATCTTATTCGCATTTTGTTCACTTGAGCCTTGATGCTGCATTACTTTTCACAGTCAAAGCTAATATTTTCTTATACTGCACACAAATTAAATAAGTTAACGAACATGTAACTTTATTACGTTACAATGAAATATTTGAAAATACGATAAAAACTATTTTGATCACTGCAGACATATAATTGATACGTAACgaaatgatatgaaatgaaacgaaATTACCTAAAATTGAAACTGAAACCAGATGGTTAATCAAAAACCGATATGAGTAATCGATcaaaaatgtaatatatatacacaatcaaTGATGTTACTTTTTAGTTTATGGCTAAAACAGACGAATAAAGATCGGTGGCATTTTATTGAAAATGTAGATGGTAAACAATAAGTATTGTGATTTAAGAAAAGAAATCATGTGGGTTGTTTGAAAGCTGTAAACATGGAATATGTGCGAATTTTGGAGTGATTTTGTTTAACAAACATGtcttaaaatagaaaatttgatgttgcaaaaaatatatgagaatatttttataataaaaatgaaatcaagataaaagaaaatgtaattaataatacaaaagcGGATACAGATCCTCTAAAATTAGGCTAActcttaaattaaaatcaaatgttaagatttaaagttgattttttaatcttgacttttaattaaaaaaaaaatcttctaaCTTTACTTATAAGATTCATTTGAACTTCGGATAATCTCAATCCCACAAAAACGTTTACACGgaaaaagatatgtaagtttttatattaaagcTATGATAACTTTAGTGTATTTAAGGttttttgttattatgtttgtGTAAAATGGATATTCATATctaaaaactacattttaaaAAAGGAATAAGCTGATATTTGTgccttttttttgttattttaccGAATATAATCGACAATACAagtatataatacataataatataacaattataGATTAATCAAAAGGTGCGATGTGATTATCAATTCTCAtagaaaaaacatttttgaacGTAATTCATTTATAACCCACAAGataattaatctttattttgtTAGACAATTTTTTGAATACTGGATTAAACTCACGTAATATCCGACAACATAATgtgttttaaatgttttatcAAAGACGTATAATCAAAAGGTTGAAATTTACGACATCTTTTTGGTACAAAGTTGATTtttagtttgtattttttttagcattataatttataattattataaattattttattaacagTTTTTTTAATAGCGTATTAATGTTATTATgggcttgtttgtttatttgtcTATTAAGtgattaaatagaaaaaatgactaaatacaaacataattgtAAACGAACAAagtaaatataattgtttttttttttattaatcaattaaCAAACATATTTCATGATTTTATAATTAAGACATTACCAACTAGTCAAACACTACCTATGTATTGAATATAGAAAAACATTTTTTGAGTACATtaatttgtgaaaaaaaaaaggaggggTTGGCTTTTCCAATATAtaacctaaaaaatatatatcccGGCACATAGGTCATTATTTGTTCTTCCCTTCCGTCTGTCTGTTAAATCTAATTTCTTTTATCTCGATTCCGATCTTATTACATTCCAtcgtcaaaaatataaaaagttatataaaaaaaatatggtgaGGGGGCTGATAACCAAGCTCGCAAATAAATCTATCTCCGTCGCCGGAAAATGGCAACAGCAGCAGCTCCGCCGTCTCAACATCCATGAGTATCAGGTCGTATTCCCTTCTCCTTTCACCTTctttttttagggtttaaatatgctttaataaatattttctatttgtctttatatatatatatatatataaaatatataacttattacaaataaaaaaaaggtgatGATGATGTATGCGATTTAgaatttgacttttgtttttgtcaTATTCATATATGATTGTTTGTGTGTTTAATTAGAATTagaaaaatgtatatattatgtaagGATTTAATACTTGAGTTTTTGTAAAATGGATATGGGTCAACTGGTAAGGACCAGAGATCTTGATATCAAAATACTCGTTTATGTATTGCAGAGCGAGTCATTAGGTATGTGTCAATTTTTTACTGTTGGGTTGGTTCGTGTGCCATGTGGGAGTTTCATTTCTCGATTGTGGTTATTTGTAGGAAAAGCTAAAAACTTTTACAATCCGTCTATGATACGTTGAAGTATTTTAACCCGATTTAGTTGGGTAGGAATAATAATGAAACACAAAGAAATCGTGGTCATTAGAGCAACTAGATAATACACATCACTTAGAAGGCCCTCTTTTGTTATCATGACTTGACTCATGTTATTGGTGCATAGTGATATAGTACTATAAATTAGTTGGcatttcttctttattcattgaCTCgtgaagtttttgaaatcagGGAGCTGAGTTGATGAGTAAATATGGTATTAACGTACCAAAAGGTGTTGCTGTTTCTTCTATTGAGGAACTTAGAAAGGCCATTCAAACAACATTTCCCAATGAAAAGGAGGTAAAATTTCTGCATGATCATTCGTCTATTTTACCTTTATTTAGAAATAAATGTGCAAGTCTTTGACTCTTGCTCTACCAAAAAATTGTGAACCATCTGTGGTGCTCTACTGAGTGAGCTATATGTTTGAGGATTTATATAAGTAAAGCTGGTGTCTTTTTTGTTCAGTTGGTGGTCAAGAGCCAAATTCTTGCTGGTGGACGGGGCCTAGGGAAGTTCACAAGTGGTCTTCAGGGTGGAGTTCACATTGTCAACATTGATCAGGTTGAAGATATAGCTGGTACGTGTTTCATTATCTTCTCAGCTCACTATTATGTTGATACGAGAGAACTAAAGTTGGAATATAAACGTATTGAGTTTTTAGCCTCTTAAAAGATCCTTCTCCTAGAACTTGGAAATTAACTGTTAAAAGCTAGAAGAATGCCCCTTTTTGTGTTTTATCGTATTTCTTTATTCAGATGTTACTGGAAAATGTCTCTCTTAGATATCCGATATAAGTTTGGCTAGGAAAAGGCTAACATTGAAtatgaaattttgttttattgatGGGTTGATTGATCattcttttcatatttattttgttgGTCATGTAGGGAAGATGCTTGGGCAGACTCTTGTCACTAAACAAACGGGCCCCCAAGGCAAAGTTGTCAGCAaggttaactttttttttttaattcgtcTTAATTTTTTTGCGCTATTGGAATCTATTTATTTTTGCTTTGAGGTTATCGTCACATGTGTTGTCAGAGATCTTTATGTACGTGTAGGATCTACTGCTGTATTTTATACTTGTGATGTTGGCATGTTGTGAGATCCTGACTGAAATATATCTATCTACTTCCCAtggtaaaaaaatttctttcgGTGAGACTTAGGCTTCCATGTGATCTTTGTAGTATTAgcttttaaaaaacattaagaAAAACCTATGAGTGTAATGTCTAGTAGATACTTGATGTTTGATCAATAGCTGCCATAAATCCATAATGGGATGATCAAACATATTCGTGTCTTGGAAGCTTATATTATTTGGGTGTTGAGAGCTTATTGTGCTCCCATTATATTACTAGGCGGTATTCTATTCTGCAAACCCATCCTCGGAATAATATTCTTCATGTGTACCAATAATGTACGGACTGAAACTATAGATTTGCCACAAGTATCGTCAATCAAAACTTGTTGGTACACTCCTGTCTAGGTTTGCAATCAGTGTGGGACTTTGCATTGCATCGACACAATGGGTATCGGATGTCTATAGTAAGCTTTGTATGACGACGTGGATAAGTGCATTTCATTTGCGTACATGTTTGACATCATGAGGTCTAGGTATTGCTATAGATGACAATTGACAAATACTTATTGCTCTGTAGTCCATCTTACTTCTTTCAAGCCTCAAGGATCCAGATATAGATCTTCATTGTTTTCAAGTGAAATTTGAATCAAGTCCAGATCAACTTTCTTATTAGAAAATAATATGCATTAGATATGATATGCTTTAGCTAGTGTAAGGCACATGGCAACTCTAAATATCTTGTGAACAGCAAATTTCTCCCATCTCACATCTTCTAtcttttttaaagttaacacATACCCTACCTCTGGGTGCAGGTTTACTTGTGTGAAAAGGTGACACTAAAGAATGAGATGTACTTCGCGATCACTCTTGATCGTACCACTGCTGGTCCTGTAAGCACCTTCTTCTACTTGTAAAAATACGTATTTCGGATTGATTTTGTTTCATGTTTTCTAGTAATTGAACAGATGCCCATATGTTGTCATATTATTAGCCTTTTCTATATAACTCGACTTCCTCTCTGTCTCTTTCTTATACACACAATTGGATGCTTACCGGGACTTGCTTTTTCAGCTTATCATTGCCTGCGGTCAGGGAGGAACCAGCATCGAAGATCTTGCAGAAAAATACCCTGACATGATCATAAAAGTATGCCTTCTTTTTGGAATACAATTCCTTGGCTTTTTTCacatatttagtttttttcacATATTCTGTCATTGTTTCATCTGCATTCGCTTTTCACAGGTACCCATTGATGTTTTTAAAGGAATTACAGATGAAGATGCTGCCAAAGTTGTAGATGGTCTTGCTATCAAGACAGCTGACAGAACTGCTTCAATAGAACAGGTGAAGAAGTTGTATAACCTTTTCTGCGAATCTGATTGCACCCAGTTGGAGGTGAGCATTACTTGTATAAAGAACTTGTGGCTTCATTTCATATTTTAGTTGTTATTGCTGAACTTTGATGTCATGTTCAAATGTTCTCCTTCAGATCAACCCTATTGCCGAGACTGAAGATAAGAAGCTGGTGGCCGCTGATGCTAAGTTAAACTTTGATGATAATGCTGCTTTTCGTCAAAAAGAGATATTTGCTCTTCGTGACCCGACACAAGAAGATCCCCGAGAGGTATAACTTGTCCGTTGTATATGAATAAATACAAAGTCAACACCTAGCCTTCTTTATTATTTCAATAAATATCAAGTCATCATTTTAAACTATCTATACCTGCTGACAGAACTCGTAAGCTGTGACTAATGGTATTTTCTTGATACTCATGTTAAAACAGGTCGCGGCTGCAAAAGCAGATTTGAATTATATTGGTTTGGATGGGGAAATTGGATGTATGGTTAATGGTGCTGGGTTAGCAATGGCCACCATGGACATCATAAAGTTACATGGAGGAACACCCGCCAATTTTCTGGATGTAGGTGGAAATGCTTCCGAAGGACAGGCAAGTACTTTTTTAGAAGTAAAAATAAACTGAGTACACTTTTATAACCTTGTCCGCACATAGTTATTCTGGATGACTGGAGCAGGTTGTTGAAGctttcaagatcttgacatcAGATGACAAAGTGAAAGCAATATTGGTGAATATTTTTGGAGGAATTATGAAGTGCGATGTGATAGCCAGTGGGATTGTTAACGCTGCTAAGCATGTGAGTGCATTACTTTCTTAAAATTGCTTCATCTTTGAATTCAGTCTAACATTTCAGCACTCAAGTAGTTTGTACATCGTTATTTCGTATGTCTTGTTGATCAACCATAGTCCATAGGAGTGTAACTATATTATTGGTAAAAAAGTGGTTGGCACGGGCAGGCTGCTTGAGAACAGTCAAAATGGGTCAGCAATGCGTGGGTTTATTTTGACTACCTTTTGTCCGGAATATTTTTATTTGGGTAAAAGGGTGTTTACCCTGATGAATTTCACCTCAAGTCACTTGCAAATACATTTCTCATACCTGAGCggcttttttttagtttttccaGAAGATCCAaggtttttattaattaattagtagaaTTACATTATACTGTATTACTTATTACCTTAATAGTTAATACCATTAGAGATAAACCCAAACCAACATATTCATAACTTCACAAGTAACTGGGTCAAAA
Coding sequences within:
- the LOC122592079 gene encoding protein NPGR2-like — its product is MLCPSEPQVSIYFSAVVNKSALAISNEIIDYKRPDASSVIEEEAAESSNIEEAESSIRGSDSLNNEEARAVLGRLEYQKGNVEAALHVFEGMDIAAATPKIKISLTELKKPQRRSQNYAAPPFSIKTVGLLLEAAYLKSKSLQSSGRYKEAAESCKAILDIIESSLPEGLPENLEADNKLHEILRNAIELLPYLWELANMHHEAILSYRQALLHNRNLNNETTAKIQKNFAIFLLHSGGEYTRPHDIQMDDLFIPNNNIEEAILLLTSLLRKVSLDRVIWDPSILDHLSYALSIYGGLKSLGKQLEELLPRIIDDNERYLLLALCYYGEGDDLSALNLLKHVYEGDGPNCGLALLMASKICDETKNSNFMEGVSTAKRAIEVYKDKCDEMVGVAYSFLGVSFSAYSKSEVTNFERVSRQREALESLETAGRLTRMVDSRILYHLSLENADQRKLDAALSYANRLISLEGGSNLKGWLLLARILSAQKRFEDSEAITNAALDQTVKWDQGDLLRTKAKLQLAQGQIKGAIHTYTQLLAVLQIQRKGVGFPKQHLEVGENCHLRLEVETWNDLAMVYINLTKWQDAETCLLKSKALTNYSASTRHTYGLLYEAQGLHKEALKSYKHALDVNPAHVQSLISIAVVFRKLGGQSGAVAQSFLNEALRVDRMNSSAWYNLGLFLRNEGPMCLSEATDCFQAASVLMETEPIEPFR
- the LOC122591080 gene encoding succinate--CoA ligase [ADP-forming] subunit beta, mitochondrial yields the protein MVRGLITKLANKSISVAGKWQQQQLRRLNIHEYQGAELMSKYGINVPKGVAVSSIEELRKAIQTTFPNEKELVVKSQILAGGRGLGKFTSGLQGGVHIVNIDQVEDIAGKMLGQTLVTKQTGPQGKVVSKVYLCEKVTLKNEMYFAITLDRTTAGPLIIACGQGGTSIEDLAEKYPDMIIKVPIDVFKGITDEDAAKVVDGLAIKTADRTASIEQVKKLYNLFCESDCTQLEINPIAETEDKKLVAADAKLNFDDNAAFRQKEIFALRDPTQEDPREVAAAKADLNYIGLDGEIGCMVNGAGLAMATMDIIKLHGGTPANFLDVGGNASEGQVVEAFKILTSDDKVKAILVNIFGGIMKCDVIASGIVNAAKHVSLKVPVVVRLEGTNVDEGKRILKESGMTLITAEDLDDAAEKAVKALKSG